One window from the genome of Bernardetia sp. encodes:
- a CDS encoding low molecular weight protein tyrosine phosphatase family protein, with protein sequence MKERPNFLVVCGKNKKRSRTAEFIFKNDNRFAVRSVGVSPKSNRKITEKDVEWANLILVMEKDQKQKIKKLYSHLEIPTIEVLHIPDEYEYMDEELIEILTEKIEVFL encoded by the coding sequence ATGAAAGAAAGACCCAATTTTTTAGTGGTTTGTGGTAAAAACAAAAAACGCAGCCGAACAGCCGAATTCATTTTTAAAAATGACAATCGTTTTGCCGTTCGTTCGGTGGGAGTGAGTCCGAAGAGTAATCGTAAAATCACCGAGAAAGATGTTGAGTGGGCAAATTTGATTTTGGTAATGGAAAAAGACCAAAAACAGAAAATCAAAAAGCTATACTCTCACTTAGAAATTCCAACAATCGAAGTTCTACATATTCCAGACGAATATGAATATATGGATGAAGAGCTTATCGAAATTCTGACTGAAAAAATTGAAGTCTTCTTATGA
- a CDS encoding PAS domain S-box protein translates to MKQHISVENFVPDEELLEAYEEETFHYIDTIMERFLIVYLAFSLVLAVFYQEFVQVYLFLPSLGAFFAYHLIKRFVMPQDARYVLTAVLAMMGVVYLIQLQGAFYIQFVFFITLTVLVFYQNWRILVFYASLIGAYILICFALYSVFGQANIKEYFLNVENLDSQVAFFGCLLGAAELFVAIFFAGYLKKQTDQDARNKIYLNEQLNFSGNLAFANKIAEGELDSEFVPAENDVMGEALLNMRNSLKSFVENERLNKWRSDGVAQISDILVSSESITMLSQQVLNKVVSYLGAHQGIFYSLHKDSFKHEPYLKATAAYAYDDIEKLDQKILIGDGLVGQVAESKDPIYLKNPPPHFFKIKSAIGEAPPQGLMLLPLQLRENLVGVLEIALLRPLSQHERSFLEEISSRIAATMIALRSQEDNKRLLEESQEYAEQIASQEEEMRQNVEELTSTQEELAKQMRETEYIKNEVTAQLEALNLSALLIQLDTQGRIISSNERVSDAIRRYEDDLDGIKLAQLIDDKEHLQSWERVWAQVQLGEIGHLVFKNKRPDKSSAWIDLTIAPVRDKNEQIYKYIAIGLNITRQMKQDARLKRLLKETEEAREKATTVSRQNQEQLRAIDNSVAMLEMDSEGQILQVNENFLKIMGYEKKEDLEGKYHSDLVEKGTVLTEEYLDLWKKLRQGETVEGTFKRMYSTGKTVWVRGSYTPTLNSKNELAKVTKLSYDVTESKKQQIELENLLEQMTAQEEEMRISMEYLQNTQEELDRKTKEFKDFHNFINDFNVIIDFDEKGTILSVNELCEKITGYDESEVIGHSYSDFEELEGNETFEHLWKETIEGDYTERIVKVKAADGSIIFLKTFYIPIHDQNNEVTKITAVSDDITTQKQQEKLIQKNIDELEKNQVELEQREKFLESLLSILDEIPALVGRATLGKKLDIVYVNEFGEELIGYDANFIKKNGFGGFIHKEDIPKLAQVTKEKLAKSDSYSASFRVVTKDKKIKTVWEYAQKVDFNGKECIDFFIIDPSIISQNDL, encoded by the coding sequence ATGAAGCAGCATATTAGTGTAGAAAATTTTGTCCCAGACGAAGAACTTTTAGAGGCTTATGAAGAGGAAACGTTTCATTATATAGATACAATAATGGAACGCTTTCTTATCGTTTATTTGGCATTTAGCCTTGTTTTAGCTGTTTTTTATCAAGAATTTGTTCAAGTATATTTATTTCTGCCTAGTTTGGGGGCTTTCTTTGCTTATCATCTGATTAAGCGTTTTGTAATGCCACAAGATGCTCGTTATGTCCTGACGGCTGTTTTGGCAATGATGGGCGTAGTATATTTGATACAGTTGCAGGGAGCTTTTTATATTCAATTCGTATTTTTTATTACGCTTACGGTCTTAGTATTTTATCAGAATTGGCGTATTTTGGTTTTTTATGCCTCACTTATAGGGGCTTATATTTTGATTTGCTTTGCTTTATATAGCGTATTCGGACAAGCTAACATAAAAGAATATTTCCTCAATGTAGAAAACTTAGATTCACAAGTAGCCTTTTTTGGCTGCCTGTTAGGAGCTGCAGAGCTTTTTGTAGCCATATTTTTTGCTGGCTATTTGAAAAAACAAACCGACCAAGATGCAAGAAATAAGATTTACCTCAACGAACAACTCAATTTTTCGGGCAATTTGGCATTTGCCAATAAGATTGCAGAAGGTGAGCTAGATTCAGAGTTTGTTCCTGCTGAAAACGATGTAATGGGAGAAGCTCTTCTGAATATGAGAAATAGCTTGAAATCATTTGTAGAAAACGAAAGACTAAACAAATGGCGAAGTGATGGAGTAGCACAAATTAGTGACATTTTGGTTTCTAGTGAATCTATTACTATGCTTTCTCAACAAGTTCTGAACAAAGTCGTTTCGTATTTAGGAGCGCATCAAGGCATTTTTTATTCTTTACATAAAGATTCTTTCAAACACGAACCTTATCTGAAAGCCACAGCAGCGTATGCGTATGATGATATAGAAAAGCTAGACCAAAAAATTCTCATTGGAGATGGCTTAGTGGGGCAGGTTGCCGAATCTAAAGACCCTATTTACCTTAAAAACCCTCCTCCTCATTTCTTTAAGATAAAATCTGCTATTGGCGAAGCTCCTCCACAAGGTCTGATGCTTTTGCCACTACAACTTCGTGAAAATTTGGTAGGAGTGTTGGAAATTGCTCTTTTACGTCCTTTGTCTCAACACGAACGTAGCTTCTTAGAGGAAATTTCAAGCCGTATTGCTGCTACTATGATAGCCCTTCGCTCACAAGAAGACAATAAGCGTTTGTTAGAGGAATCTCAAGAATATGCAGAACAAATTGCCTCACAAGAAGAAGAAATGCGTCAAAATGTAGAAGAACTGACCAGTACACAAGAAGAACTTGCCAAGCAGATGCGTGAGACAGAATATATAAAAAATGAGGTTACAGCGCAGTTAGAAGCTCTCAATCTTTCTGCTTTGCTTATTCAATTAGATACACAAGGAAGAATTATCTCATCTAATGAACGAGTTTCTGATGCTATACGCAGATATGAAGATGATTTGGATGGAATAAAACTAGCACAACTTATAGATGATAAAGAACACTTACAGTCTTGGGAACGAGTTTGGGCGCAAGTTCAGCTCGGAGAAATCGGACATTTGGTCTTTAAAAACAAACGACCAGATAAAAGTTCTGCGTGGATTGACCTAACTATTGCTCCTGTACGAGATAAAAATGAGCAAATCTACAAATATATTGCTATTGGTCTCAATATCACTCGCCAAATGAAGCAAGATGCTAGGCTCAAACGCCTACTCAAAGAAACTGAAGAAGCTAGGGAAAAAGCAACAACAGTAAGTCGTCAGAATCAAGAACAATTACGAGCTATTGATAATTCAGTAGCAATGTTAGAAATGGATAGCGAAGGACAGATTCTTCAAGTCAATGAAAACTTTTTGAAGATTATGGGCTATGAGAAAAAAGAAGATTTAGAAGGAAAATATCACTCTGATTTAGTAGAAAAAGGAACAGTTCTTACTGAAGAATATTTAGATTTATGGAAAAAATTACGTCAAGGAGAAACTGTTGAAGGAACATTCAAACGAATGTATAGCACAGGAAAAACAGTTTGGGTAAGAGGAAGTTATACTCCGACGCTTAATTCAAAAAATGAGCTTGCTAAGGTTACAAAACTCAGCTATGATGTTACTGAATCTAAAAAACAACAAATAGAGCTTGAAAACCTATTGGAGCAAATGACGGCTCAAGAAGAAGAAATGCGTATCAGTATGGAATATTTACAAAACACGCAAGAAGAATTAGACCGTAAGACAAAAGAGTTTAAAGATTTTCACAATTTTATTAATGACTTCAATGTTATTATTGATTTTGATGAGAAAGGAACGATTTTAAGTGTCAATGAACTATGTGAAAAAATTACGGGATACGACGAGTCTGAAGTCATCGGACATAGCTATTCAGATTTTGAAGAATTGGAAGGAAATGAAACCTTCGAACATCTTTGGAAAGAAACCATAGAAGGAGATTATACTGAGCGAATAGTAAAAGTCAAAGCAGCAGATGGTTCTATTATTTTCCTCAAAACTTTCTATATTCCTATACACGACCAAAACAATGAGGTTACAAAAATAACAGCAGTGAGTGATGACATTACCACACAAAAGCAACAAGAAAAGCTCATTCAGAAAAATATAGATGAGCTAGAAAAAAACCAAGTAGAACTAGAACAAAGAGAAAAATTTTTAGAATCTCTACTTAGTATTTTAGACGAAATTCCAGCACTTGTAGGGCGTGCTACTTTAGGAAAAAAATTAGACATTGTATATGTCAATGAGTTTGGAGAAGAGCTGATTGGTTATGATGCTAATTTTATAAAAAAGAACGGATTTGGTGGCTTCATCCACAAAGAAGATATACCAAAACTAGCACAGGTTACAAAAGAAAAACTAGCTAAAAGTGATAGTTATTCGGCTTCATTCAGAGTAGTTACGAAGGATAAGAAAATCAAAACGGTTTGGGAATATGCTCAAAAGGTAGATTTTAATGGAAAAGAATGTATAGACTTTTTTATCATTGACCCAAGTATTATTTCTCAAAATGATTTGTAA
- a CDS encoding protoporphyrinogen/coproporphyrinogen oxidase — translation MTDVLIIGGGVAGLTAARNLHQRGLSVKVIEATDRVGGRVKTDIVNGFRLDRGFQVLLTAYPEAQKALNYSKLQLRTIDAGALLHTDKGIFEFADPFRSPEKTLSTLANPIGTWADKLRMLLVKTEINGKDLHEIFTQPETSTYQALRQNYKFKSSLIEQFLNPFLAGIFLEKDLETSNRMFDFVFQMFSNGKGAVPALGMEEIPRQLANVLSDHAIITNERVVSVNKNVATTESGNEFEARSILIATENNEFSQSYRANLTKNTQTRGTTNLYFSMDKSIVRRPVLCLNSLENRLVNNFVVMSDISSDYAPIDKSLLSVSIITDDENKDFTEEELIEKTRRELSLWYGTHAYEWEFLKSYAIPHALPNQNSVRHTPSVDDLKIHDGLYRCGDYLLNGSLNAAMRSGRLVAQLIGDEI, via the coding sequence ATGACTGACGTACTTATCATTGGAGGAGGAGTAGCTGGACTTACGGCTGCTAGAAATTTACATCAAAGAGGACTTTCTGTCAAAGTTATTGAGGCTACCGACCGAGTAGGGGGAAGAGTAAAGACAGACATAGTAAATGGTTTTCGTTTAGACAGAGGTTTCCAAGTACTATTGACAGCCTACCCAGAAGCACAAAAAGCTCTCAATTACTCAAAACTACAACTTCGAACCATTGATGCAGGTGCGCTCTTACACACAGACAAAGGAATTTTTGAGTTTGCAGACCCTTTTAGAAGTCCAGAAAAAACACTTTCTACGCTTGCCAATCCCATAGGTACGTGGGCAGATAAGCTCCGTATGCTTTTGGTCAAGACGGAAATAAATGGAAAAGATTTACACGAAATTTTTACACAACCCGAAACTTCTACGTATCAAGCTCTAAGGCAAAATTATAAATTTAAAAGCTCTTTGATAGAACAGTTTTTAAATCCTTTTTTGGCAGGTATTTTTTTAGAAAAAGATTTAGAAACTTCAAATAGAATGTTTGATTTTGTTTTTCAGATGTTTTCTAATGGAAAAGGGGCTGTTCCTGCACTTGGAATGGAAGAAATTCCTCGCCAGTTAGCTAATGTTTTGTCTGACCATGCTATCATTACAAACGAAAGAGTAGTTTCTGTCAATAAAAATGTAGCTACTACAGAAAGTGGAAATGAATTTGAAGCAAGAAGCATTTTGATAGCCACAGAAAATAATGAGTTTTCACAATCGTATAGAGCTAACTTAACAAAAAATACACAGACTAGAGGAACAACAAATCTCTATTTTTCGATGGATAAATCTATTGTGAGAAGACCTGTTTTGTGTCTAAATTCTTTGGAAAACAGATTAGTAAATAATTTTGTTGTGATGAGCGATATTTCTTCTGATTATGCTCCGATTGATAAATCTTTGCTTTCAGTTTCTATTATTACAGACGATGAAAATAAAGACTTCACAGAAGAAGAACTCATAGAAAAAACACGACGAGAACTTAGTCTTTGGTATGGAACTCACGCCTACGAATGGGAATTTTTGAAATCTTATGCTATTCCACATGCCTTGCCTAACCAAAACTCTGTCAGACATACGCCATCAGTAGATGATTTGAAAATTCATGATGGTTTATACCGTTGTGGCGATTATCTTCTCAATGGCTCGCTCAATGCTGCTATGCGTTCTGGACGTTTGGTAGCACAACTTATTGGCGACGAGATATAA